ATAATACTAGAGATTATATTACAGCTACTACACAAATTTTTGCAGATGGCACTATCAACGCTTCCGAAAGTCAATATGCTCATGAAAAAGGAAATACAAGATTAATTAATGCTAATATCATTGGAACTCCTTTAGAAACGTCTATTGTTAAAAAACAAAATATTACTGATCCAGGGAAGGTACTTTCAAAAATAGAAACAAAATATGACAATCCTTCCAACTTGTTCCCAAGTTCAGTGTTATCTTATGATTTCAATAATATTGCTCAAACCGAAGTCACTTATGATCAATATGATTCCAAGGGGAATTTAGTGCAGTACACAACCAAAGACGGTATTCCTACAACAATCATTTGGGGCTACAACTCAACTCAACCTATTGCTAAAATTGTAGGTTATCCATATGCTTTAGTAAACGGTTTAGCCACCGATATTATTACAGCTTCTGATGCTGATGCTTTAAATCCTTCAAATGAGACAGCATTGATAACAGCTTTGGATAATTTTCGTCATCTCCTGCAGCTAAAAGAGTTTCAAATTACCACTTACACATATGATCCATTGATTGGAGTAACAAGCATTACCCCACCATCAGGAATCAAAGAAGTATATTTATATGATTCTGCGAATCGATTAAAAGAAATAAAGCAACAGGAAAAAAATACGGCAGGAAACCTGATTTATAAGACGGTAAAAGAATTCAAATACAATTACAAGCACTAACACAAATCATGAAAAAAATAATCATCCCAATAAGTACATTGTTTGTAGTAGGGCTATCCCATGCACAGGCTTTAAACCTAAGCACAGATCAGAATTATGTTTATTCAAAAACATATCTTGACTATGATACAAATAATCAAGCTATTAAGGCAACAGAAACCGTTCAGTATCTTGACGGTTTAGGCAGACCCAAGCAGGTTGTCAATATCAAAGCATCCCCATTGCAAAGAGATATTGTTTCTCACATCGAATATGATGGATTTGGAAGACAGGCTTTGGATTATCTTCCCGTTCCTCAAGGGGGTACAATGAACGGTGCTATTGTTCCGAATCCTTTGGCAAATGCATCCAATACACCTTTAGGCAACGAAGTTATTTTTGCTAAAAAAGAATTTGAAAACTCACCTTTAGACAGGATTTTAGAACAAAAACAGGTAGGCCAGGCATGGAGCGATAAGCCTGTAAAATTTAATTATGATGCTAATATAGATGGAGAAGTGAAAAAGTTTACAGCCACATTTGACTATACAAATTTAGAATCAAAGCTTACTCTATCAACATCTTACACTATTGCCCAATTATATAAAAATATGGTAACCGATGAAGACGGAAATAAAACCATTGAATATAAAAATGGCCGAGGTCAGGTATTGCTTATCAGAAAAGTACTAAGCGACACAGAAAATGCCGATACTTATTATGTATACAATAATTATGACCAGTTAGCGTATGTTATACCCCCTTTAGCAGCAGATGCCGTTAAAAATTTAACTAGTGGTCTATTTCCTGATATTACATTAAACAATCTCTGCTATCAATATAAATACGACAGTAGAAACCGTTTAGTAGAAAAGAAGCTGCCGGGAAAAGGTTGGGAATATATGGTCTATGACAAAACAGATAGATTAATCTTTACACAGGATGCCGTAATGCATCCTTCCAAGAAATGGCTTTTCACCAAATATGATCAATTTGGCAGAGTTGCCTATACCGGAGTTATACATCTTCCCGGCCAAACTCGTGAAGAATTACAAGCTATCACTAATAATCAGGTTATTACTGAAAAACGAGAGGGAAGTCTTTTCAGTAATGGAATACTTATTTTTTATAGCAATGATATGTACAGTCAGATAGAAACGGTATTATCTGTCAATTATTATGATAATTATCCTCGAGAAACCCCTCCTATTCCGTCACAGATTTTAGGACAGGATGTTCTTTCACAATATTCTCAGAATTCAAATATCAGCACCAAAAGTTTACCCGTAGCTTCTTATGTAAAAAACATTGAAGATGATAATTGGACCAAAAACTACACCTGGTACGACCAAAAAGGAAGACCAATCGGAAGTCATTCTATTAACCACTTAGGAGGTTATACCAAAACTGAATCTGAACTCGACTTTTCCGGAACTCCCAAGATGGTAGTTACCAGACACAAAAGATTAGACAGCGATACTGAAAAAGTAATTACCGAAAACTTCACCTATGACCATCAGAATAGATTAATGACTCACACCCACAAGGTGGACAATAATCCTGTAGAATATCTTGCTCAAAATATATATAATGAGCTTTCGCAGCTGGAAAGCAAAAAGGTAGGCGGTACAAGTTTAGGAAGTGGACTTCAACAAGTAGATTATCTATACAATATCCGTGGTTGGATGACGCAGATTAATGATCCTGGAAATTTAGTAAATGGAGATCTTTTTGGTTATAAAATAAAATATAATCAGGTAGAAGGTGAACAGACTCCTAATAATGATTTTTCAACTCTTCAGGTAAAGCCTAAATACAATGGAAATATTGCGGAAATAGATTGGAAAACATCTACACAAGAAAACGAACCGTTAAAAAGGTACGGTTATGTATATGATGGATTAAACAGGCTGAAAGCAGGCTTTTATCAAAAAGATATCAATCCTACAGCGAAAGAATACTTTGAAAAAATAGACTATGACCTAAACGGAAATATTATGAGACTCCAACGTTCTGCTGAGCTCATGACAGGAAATACTGCAGCCTTTAAGATTGATAACCTTAAATATGATTATATAGGAAATAGGCTTACAAAAGTTACTGAAGAAGAAATTGGAAAGAGTGATGGCTATCCTTATCTGGCAAGTCACAATACCATTGAATATGATAATAATGTGACAAACGGAAATGGAAACATGACCAAACATTTAGATAAAGGCATTTCTTCTATTCAATATAATTATCTAAATTTACCCAAGCAGATTACTCAGAATGCTCAAATAACCAATTATATTTATCGGGCAGATGGAGTAAAAGTAAAGAAGCTCTTTGGTGATATAGAAACCAATTATCTGGATGGTTTTCAGTATAAATCTACCAAATCATCGGGAGTTGGTAATGGAGGCGGATTTGGAACAATTGATGACCCTAATGAGGTTGCTGTTATGAAGCTCAGAATTATTCCGACTTCGGAGGGGTATTTTGATGCTTTGAGCAATCAGTATATTTATAATTATACCGATCATCTAGGAAATGTGAGGTTGAGTTATAGTGACACTAACAAAGATGGTATTGTTCAAGCAAGACAATATTTCGTAAGTGAATGTAATGGAAATTGGAATCCACCATTTGAATTTCCTATATGTATAGATAACTGGAAACCGGGCGAGATCGTAGAAATTAATAATTACTATCCATTCGGATTGTTGCATAATTATACAACTACCACTCAGAATGCTTATCAATACAAGTACAACGGTAAGGAGCTGCAGGAGACGGGAATGTATGACTATGGCGCAAGGATGTATATGCCGGATATTGGTAGATGGGGAGTGATTGATCCGTTGGCAGAAGTTTATAGACGTCATAGCCCATATAATTATGTCGTAAATAATCCAATAAGATTTATTGATCCTGACGGAATGCGAATAAGGTGGGCATCATGGGGGGATGTTCAAAATGATGAAGAGTTAAGTAAAACATTTTCTTCAAGAAAAGAATATAGAGAAGCAAGGAGAGAACTGAAAAAACAATATAGAGAAGTCGTTAATAATTCAGAAACAGCATCTTTGATTTATAATGATTTGGAAAAGGATAGTAACACCCATACAATTTTTGCAACAAAAGAAAATGGTGGAAGTACTGTTAAAAATGATGATGGAGGTACAACAATAAAAATGGGAATAGGAAATGGTAGTGATAAATATTTAGAAGGGGTTTCTAGTCTTGAAGCTAATATTCAAGCCACAGTAGCACATGAAGGAGGTCATGCATGGTTAAAGATGAAGGGTATTGAAGGAGAAATGTCAGCCCCTGATTTAAGCTCAATGCCGGAATTTAAGATATCAGCTTTCAACAGTTATGTTGAAAACAGAGAGCGTAGAGCGTCGCATATAGAAAATATTATCAGAGGAGAATTGATAAATAATGGAATTAAAAATATGAACCTATCTAGTGAGTATTCGGCACAAATGATGAGATATGATTCAAAATCCTTTTTAAAAATGCAATTACAGACTGTTCCATTAAAATTATTAGAAAATAATCCATACAATGCAAATGACTATTTAAATAGAGTATATAAAATATCTGATATTAAATAAGATGAAATATTTATTGTTATTAACATTATTTTTTGTCTCATGTAAAGGGCAGAATTTTAGAAAAAATTCAGATTGCAATGTGATAGAAACAAAAAAAATAGAAGAGTTTGACAGAGTATATGAAAATATTATAATGCCAGATAATTATAAAAATATAATTAATGGTAATGATGCAAGTAATAATTATGAAGTTATTTTATTCATTACAGGAGATAATAGTGATGGAAGTATTACTATTCTGAAAAATAATGATAAGAAAAATATTGGTTATAAGAATTACTTTAAAACAAATCAAAGCTTAAGTTTCAAAGAGAAGGATTTTAAGACTATTTCAGAAAATTTAGAACTTTTAAATTATGGTTTGTATTACGAGAACTGTAAAAAAGAGACTTCTAAGAATATTTACTTACTAATAGTAAAAAAAAATGGAATTGTAGTTTCAAAATACTTAACATACCATTCATTAAATTTTGAAAAAAGCCAGTCTAACGGAAACCTTAATTATTTAAAGAATATTTTAGAAATAATGTATAGAAATTCTTGGTAGTCACTATATCGCTTATCAATACAAGTACAACGGCAAAGAACTCCAAGAGACAGGAATGTATGATTATGGGGCAAGATTTTATATGCCGGATATTGGAAGATGGGGTGTGTTGGATCCGCTGGCAGAAAAAGACAGACGTTGGACTCCATATCGTTACGCATATAACAATCCTCTTCGCTTTATCGATCCGGATGGAAGAAGAGAAGAGTTATTCATAGACGGGGATAGAGCTGAAGAATCAACAGCAGAATTACAAAAATCTACAAATCTTAAGTTAACACGGAATAGTGAGACAGGAAAAATTGAAGCTGAAGGTAAGGCAATTACTAAAGCGGATAAAAAATTACTTAAAACAATCCAGGATAAAAAAAATGTTGTAAAGTTAGAAGCAACTTCGTCTTATACTATTGGAGATGACGGATTAATAATAGTCGGGGCATATTTGGGATCAAAGGCTGAAGGAGATAAAATATTCGGAGAACAAGTCATTAACATTGATCAAGCAAAGAAAATAGAACAAAATGGAGGAAGTAAGGCTTCAGCAAATGTTTTACATGAGGTATTAGAATCATATGAAGCTATGAGTATAGGCAATGGAATTCATGACTACCGCTCAGCAGATGTGCAAAAATATATATATAAGAAAGCCCATAAAATAGTAAACAAAATACCTGAAGCGAAATCAGATGAAAATATCTTTAAAGATGAAGGTATTTATAAACCAGGGTATAATACCTATTATCATTTAAATCCCACAACAGGAAACAAGAAAATTTTATTTATCTATGAAAACGAACCTTAATTTAAGTTTTTATAGAATTATATCAATAATATTTTTATTAATTATATATTCTTGCACAGGTATTTCAAACAATACTACTATGGAATCGAATAAATTAAAAATTTTATCAATCGATTCAACTAATGATTATTATGTATTTAATGTCCGAAATGATATTATTCTTGCTGAGAAAAGAAAGGTTACTTCATGCAATTTTTTTAAAAATATAATTAAAGATAGTATTATAGAAACAAGCAGACTTAAATCAGGAAAAAAACATGTTATAATTGGTTTTAATGAATTAACCATAAATAATGTGAAAATTAAGAAAAAAGGAAAATTGGCAAAAGTGATTAATGGTTGTGGGGCATTTATACCATAAAAATCTAAGTTTATAATTCTCGCTACGAGCATTTTTTCACAAATAACTACAAGTACCAAGGACAGGAGTTGCAGGAGACTGGTTTCTACAGTTTTAAATGGAGAAATTATATGCCCGATGTAGGAAGGTTTTTTAATGTTGACCCGCTTTCTGAAAAGTATGCTTACCAATCTCATTATAATTTTTCTGAAAATAGGGTTGTTGACGCAAGAGAACTTGAAGGTTTAGAAAAAGTTTTAATTAATACAGCACTAAATAGAGATAAATTATTTAAAAGTGCTTATACTGCAAATAGACAAACAACAGGAGGTAAACAATTTTTACAAAAAGTACAAACTCAAAACAAGTATAATGTTTTATATGCGCCCTTCTGGAATAAATATGATCCTTCTTCTGGAAGAGAATTCTCTGTGTCAAATCAGCAAGAGTACAACACTACTATTTCAAATTATGGTTTAAAGATTAATAAATCAGAATATAATAATATTACAGATAATGGAACCAAAGAATTAATTATTATTGGTGTTCAATTAAAAACTAATGGTAGTAGAAAAGATGTAGAAAAAGAAGAAACGCTTAATTTGGCAGCAACCATTAATCATGAAGAATCTGCACACGCGGTATTTAGTTTAGATAACATTGAAAAGTCTAATGCGGAAGGATATAAATCATATTATGGTGAAAAAAAAGAGTCTTCACCTTCCCCAAGAGATGTTTTATCTGATAAAAAATATGAAAGAACGCAAGCAAAAATGAACTTTAAAGAGTTATTGAAAGTCATTTTTAAATAATAAAATTTTATTCTGATGAAGATTTATTTTAATTATATTTTAATATTAATATTATTAATTAATTGCAAAAGTGACAAGTGTTCTTTTGATAATTCCTTTGCTATATCACAAGAAAGTGTTGCTCTACCAAGTTTAATGATAACTTCTAATTTTTGCAATGAACTATTGCTTAAAGGTGATTTTGCATATTATCTCAAAGGTTATAAAATAAGTAAAAAATTATACTTAAGAGACAGTGTTTATAGTTATCAAGTTAGCAACAATGACACTATACTGTTCGATTATAGTTCAAATAGGAAAAATGGGCATTTAAAAATTAGTAATTTAAGAGAATTGAATGTTAAGTTTTTTATGGATATAAATTTTAAAAGCAAAAATTATAGATTATTTAAAATTGACGACATTGATAGCTTCTATACATTGAAATTATCTAAAGTTTATATTACTCAATATAATTACGGAATTGTAGGAGAATTTATTCTTGCTAAAGAAAATAATGAATGGATAATAACCAATTTAAAAGGTTATATACCTAATGAAAAAAAAATTTTCTCAATATTCAAACAAAGAAATCTTGAGTAATATCCCCGCTCTCGCATGATTTTATCGTGTGGTAGATAAATAAAAAGCCCTCGCAAAATGACAATGGTAAAGAGTTGCAAGAGACGGGAATGTATGATTATGGTGCGAGATTTTATATGCCGGATATCGGGAGATGGGGTGTGGTAGATCCGCTGGCGGAAATGTATCAACCAATGTCTACGTACCATATGTCTGGAAATAATCCAATTTTTTATGTAGATTCTAACGGAATGAACTACCATGATTATGGAGTTGATGACAATGGAAATACTAGCTTAATTCAAACAACTGAGGATAAATTTGATAGACTTTATAAAGCAAAAAGCGATTCTAAAGGAAATGCCATAAAAGGTTCTGATGGTCTTGCACAGAAAGCAACTGAAGGAACTGGAAAAGAAGATCGGGATTATGTAAAGGTAAACAAAGAGACAAAAAATAGTGGAACCATTATTAGCCAGCTTTCAGGTAAAGATAGCGAGGGTTTAAGTCATGGTACAACAATAAATTCTGTAGATGCTAGAAAGGTTTTTCAATTTGCGGCAGATAATAGTCATGTAGAGTGGACTATAGGAGGATTTAGAACAGGGAAAGAAAATATATTTTTTAGTAGGCACATCTCATGCTAACGATAGAGTTAGAGTTCCTTGGCAATTTGGGGAAAAAGGGCTTAATTTCGAAAACATTACGTATCATGGTCATACCCACCCGAATTCTAGAATGCCATTATCGCATGATGTAGGAATATCGAATCCCGCTGCATATAATTTTATATATTATACAGGAGCAAATACAAAAGACAGAGAAAACTATTTTGTCCCTTTTAGCATACTTTCTGGGAAAAACGGATCATCAATTGCTACTCCAAAACAAAACAAAGGCCAAATAAAATTACCAAACTTAATACCTGTTGCACAATGAAAACCTATTTATTATTAGTTTTCTTTTTTCTTTCAAATACAATTTTTGCTCAAGATCGATTATCATTTGTAAAAGATGAGAAAGTAAAAAAAGAGATGTTAAGAAGTATAGAATACTTTCAAAAAACTATTCCCTTAGAAGTTAAAAACAAAATTGTTTTTATATCATTTCAGTTTGAAGAACTCCTTGAGGTCGAAAATCTTAGTATCTATTATTCTACTAATGTGCTTACTCAATATGCAAAATTGAATAATGAGGGTCAATTTATAAGCAGTTCTCAGAATAAAATTCTATATTATAATTATTCTCCCAATATTATTATAGTTATAGAAAACGGGTTTAAATATTTTGATATTTACAGATTAAAAGAATTATCAGAGCAAATTGGAATTAGCAAAAACAATTTAACAAAATCAGAATTTTTTAAATATGAAAAAGGTAATAAATACAGCGCAGATGTAGTTGAAAATTTCATTAGTTTAGATAAGATAAATAATGAATTTATTCCGGTTCGTGTCAACACATTTGATTTAAAATCATTTATGGAAATTTGGTACAGATTAGATGTAAAAGAAATTCCGGTTAGTCAGACATGAATAGTCCTGAAAACCTAAACATACCGCAACTTTATTACTTCTAGCTGTTGCAATCAAATTATCCAACCCCCTAAAATAAATTGTAGGCAATTCATCAATGATGACAGAACTTTTCAGTTTTCCTTTTTTATTAATCAGTTTAACAATTCGGGAATTATATAAACCCAAAGCGGCGGAGTAAATATTCTGTCGGTCGGGATTGTTTCCGACACATAAAATTTTAGGTTCTTGGGGATTGTTAATATCTAAAGTAAAATCATCTCCGGTCATCACCCAATATAGATTAGGAGATATCATTCTTAAAAGAGGTATTTTAGCTGATGCAATCTGACCCTGTAACTGATCCTGCGCACCACCCTGCCAAGCATCCATAAAAGGGGAAAGATAGTTTTCAAGATCGGGATATGACGTCAAGATTGTAAAAATATCAGAATATTTTTTATTGAGCAATTCAATGGCATGAGGAAATGTGCAGTATTTTCCATTATCATAAATCTTCAGGTACCAAATGATAGCGGCTAATAAAATAATTTGTGATTCTACAAAAAAATCACCCTGTTTCTGAATCCAGCTGCGGTT
The sequence above is a segment of the Chryseobacterium turcicum genome. Coding sequences within it:
- a CDS encoding DUF6443 domain-containing protein, with amino-acid sequence MKKIIIPISTLFVVGLSHAQALNLSTDQNYVYSKTYLDYDTNNQAIKATETVQYLDGLGRPKQVVNIKASPLQRDIVSHIEYDGFGRQALDYLPVPQGGTMNGAIVPNPLANASNTPLGNEVIFAKKEFENSPLDRILEQKQVGQAWSDKPVKFNYDANIDGEVKKFTATFDYTNLESKLTLSTSYTIAQLYKNMVTDEDGNKTIEYKNGRGQVLLIRKVLSDTENADTYYVYNNYDQLAYVIPPLAADAVKNLTSGLFPDITLNNLCYQYKYDSRNRLVEKKLPGKGWEYMVYDKTDRLIFTQDAVMHPSKKWLFTKYDQFGRVAYTGVIHLPGQTREELQAITNNQVITEKREGSLFSNGILIFYSNDMYSQIETVLSVNYYDNYPRETPPIPSQILGQDVLSQYSQNSNISTKSLPVASYVKNIEDDNWTKNYTWYDQKGRPIGSHSINHLGGYTKTESELDFSGTPKMVVTRHKRLDSDTEKVITENFTYDHQNRLMTHTHKVDNNPVEYLAQNIYNELSQLESKKVGGTSLGSGLQQVDYLYNIRGWMTQINDPGNLVNGDLFGYKIKYNQVEGEQTPNNDFSTLQVKPKYNGNIAEIDWKTSTQENEPLKRYGYVYDGLNRLKAGFYQKDINPTAKEYFEKIDYDLNGNIMRLQRSAELMTGNTAAFKIDNLKYDYIGNRLTKVTEEEIGKSDGYPYLASHNTIEYDNNVTNGNGNMTKHLDKGISSIQYNYLNLPKQITQNAQITNYIYRADGVKVKKLFGDIETNYLDGFQYKSTKSSGVGNGGGFGTIDDPNEVAVMKLRIIPTSEGYFDALSNQYIYNYTDHLGNVRLSYSDTNKDGIVQARQYFVSECNGNWNPPFEFPICIDNWKPGEIVEINNYYPFGLLHNYTTTTQNAYQYKYNGKELQETGMYDYGARMYMPDIGRWGVIDPLAEVYRRHSPYNYVVNNPIRFIDPDGMRIRWASWGDVQNDEELSKTFSSRKEYREARRELKKQYREVVNNSETASLIYNDLEKDSNTHTIFATKENGGSTVKNDDGGTTIKMGIGNGSDKYLEGVSSLEANIQATVAHEGGHAWLKMKGIEGEMSAPDLSSMPEFKISAFNSYVENRERRASHIENIIRGELINNGIKNMNLSSEYSAQMMRYDSKSFLKMQLQTVPLKLLENNPYNANDYLNRVYKISDIK
- a CDS encoding JAB-like toxin 1 domain-containing protein, which translates into the protein MSTYHMSGNNPIFYVDSNGMNYHDYGVDDNGNTSLIQTTEDKFDRLYKAKSDSKGNAIKGSDGLAQKATEGTGKEDRDYVKVNKETKNSGTIISQLSGKDSEGLSHGTTINSVDARKVFQFAADNSHVEWTIGGFRTGKENIFFSRHISC